Genomic segment of bacterium BMS3Abin11:
CCTGCAGTCACTGGCCTTTGAACTACTAGCATCGGTCGAATCACCTGAGAATACTATATGCCCACGCCTGATTCGTACACTGGCAAGAGCAGCAGGTTCTCAGGGCATGGCCGGTGGTCAGGCACTGGATCTCGCAGGAGAAGGCAAAGAGCCTGAGCTTTCATCCCTGCAACAGATTCATGCAATGAAAACAGCTGCTCTAATAGAGGCCGCAGTACTTATGGGAGCACAAACGGCAGGTGTTACGGAAAGCGGCCAGTTACAGCTACTTTCAGACTATGCCAGATCAGTCGGACTGGGGTTTCAGATCCGTGATGATATCCTTGACGTAGTCAGTGACACGGAAACACTCGGTAAACAGACAGGTGCGGATGAGATCAACAGCAAGGCCACCTACCCCAGTCTTATGGGCCTGACAGCGGCCAGACAGTCTGCGGAAAATACCCATCAACAGGCCAGCACAGCCCTCGACCAACTCCCCTTTGACACACAATCCCTCCAGATGTTGGCCGATTACGCCATAAATCGAATATACTAGTACTCTTTCAAGGTGTTAAACTAGGATTCAGCGCTCCTGTGGTGTTTCGCGGCAAGGCGCCGTGCGTAGGCAATGGCCCGGTCCTTGTCAAGCACGGCAACGCCGCTGCGGGACACCACAGGAGCGCCCGAGGGGTTGGTCTGACAGCGTTCCTGGCTGCGTTCCACCTATTGCAAAGGACTACGGCCATTCGCTGCGAGGTGCGCCTTGCCATGAACGCTGTCAGACCAACTGAATCCTGGTTTAACACCTTGAAAGAGTACGTGGGATGGCTACCGATATTCCAATAGATCATGATGACCCTGCCGAACATTCTCAGGCTGAACCTGAAGCAGACTTGCTGCCGCAGATTGACTCACCAGAAGACCTTCGCCGCCTTGATGCCAAAGATTTACCTCGTTTAGCGGATGAATTACGTCAGTTTCTTATAGAATCTGTCTCAAAAACGGGTGGTCACCTGTCAGCCGGGCTAGGCACCGTTGAACTCACCATCGCCCTGCACTATGTATTCGACACACCGGTGGATCGTCTGGTGTGGGATGTTGGCCATCAAACCTACCCACACAAGATCCTTACAGGCCGGCGTAAGGATATGGCAACACTGCGGCAAAAAGGTGGTATATGTGGCTTTACGAGCAGAGAAGAAAGCAAATATGACACCTTTGGCGTAGGCCATTCCAGTACATCGATCAGTGCCGCGCTGGGCATGGCTGTGGCTGCAGCGATAAAGAAAGAAGAACATGATGTGGTCGCCATCATTGGTGACGGCGCTATGGGTGCAGGCATGGCATTTGAAGCATTGAATTGTGGCGGAGAAATAGACGCAAATCTACTGGTCATCCTGAATGACAATGAAATGTCGATTTCACACAATGTCGGCGGCCTGTCCAATCACCTGGCCCGCCTGATGTCTGGTCGGGTCTACAGCTCTGCACGGGAAGGCAGTAAAAGTATACTTAGTCGTATGGGCCCTTTGTGGGACTTCGCAAAACGCAGTGAGGAGCATATGAAAGGCATGATTATGCCGGGGACCCTGTTTGAGGAACTGGGGTTCAATTACATCGGCCCGATAGACGGCCATGATATGAATACCCTGGTCAAAACCCTGCGTAACATGAAACATCTGAAAGGCCCGCGCTTCCTTCATGTAATCACCAGAAAAGGCAAAGGCTATGAACCCGCCGAGCATGACCCCTGCACCTATCACGGTGTACCACCTTTCAATATCGAGACAGGTGAGGCAAGCGGGAGACCGGGCACTAAACCTGATTATTCAAGCATTTTTGGCCAGTGGCTATGCGATATGGCTGAAAATGACGCCAGACTGATTGCTATAACGCCGGCCATGGGTGAGGGATCCGGGATGGTCAAATTTTCGGAACTGCATACTGAGCGCTATTTTGATGTTGGTATCGCTGAACAACATGCGGTTACATTTGCCGCCGGTCTCGCTGCGGATGGTTTAAAACCTGTGGTAGCGATCTATTCAACCTTCTTGCAGCGTGCTTACGACCAGCTAATCCACGATGTGGCGATCCAGAACCTGCCAGTCGTATTTGCTATAGACCGGGCCGGCCTGGTGGGTGCTGATGGTCCGACACATGCCGGTGTATTTGACCTCAGCTACCTGCGTTGTGTGCCAAACATGACAATAATGGCGCCTTCAGACGAGAATGAGTGTCGAACAATGCTGACCACTGCCTTTCAGCTGGATTCGCCTTCCGCCGTAAGATACCCGAGAGGATACGGGCCGGGAGTCCAAATTGATGAGGACCTGGCCACCATAGAAATCGGTAAATCCAGAACTCTGCTTGAGGGAAATAAGGTCGCCATACTGGCCTTCGGCAGCATGCTAGCACCGGCCCTGGAAGTAGGAAGAAATATTACTGCTACCGTCATCGATATGCGCTTCGTCAAACCACTGGATGAAGAAATTATCAAACAAATGTCTGCAAGCCATCAGTTGATCGTCACGGTAGAAGAAAACGTCATTAAGGGCGGCGCCGGCAGCGCCGTCAATGAATATCTGGCAAGCATCAACAGCAACTGTCTAAGGCTTAACCTGGGCTTACCTGACCATTTTATTGAGCATGGCGATACCTGCCTGCTACTGGCCGATTGTGGTCTTGACCCGGCTGGAATACTAAAATCCATAACAAATGTAGTGTCTGTACCACTTGTCCACAGTGCTGAATCCGCCTAAAATTCGTCCCCCATTCAAGCCTAAACCCCGGATACCTGACGTGACTGAAGACTCCAATACCCGTGACAGTGACAACGACAGTGAGATCGCTGATGTCCAAAGCAGGCATGATAGCCGGCAAATCACTATCGACAAGGTAGGCATCAAGGATATTCGCCACCCGGTGAGGGTAAAAGACAGAAGTGAAGGTGAACAGCATACGGTTGCTACATTCAATATGTATGTTGAATTACCACATAACTTCAAAGGCACCCACATGTCCCGTTTTGTTGAAATACTGAATCAACATGAACGGGAAATATCGATAAAATCATTCCACGACATGCTGGAAGAAATGCGAGAACGTCTGGAAGCTGAAACCGGCCGTATCGAAATGAGCTTTCCCTATTTCATAAGCAAAAAAGCCCCTGTTACCGGCGTACAGAGCCTGATGGACTACCAGGTTTCTTTTAATGGTGAAATCGAGAAAGGTGAGACATCAATCGAATTAAAAGTCATTGTACCCGTCACATCGCTATGCCCCTGCTCAAAAAAAATCTCCGACTACGGCGCTCATAATCAGCGTTCGCATGTCACCGTAACGATCCGTGCCAACAGTTTTATCTGGATTGAAGAACTGATCGAGATGGTGGAAAAACAGGCAAGCTCAGAACTATACGGTCTGCTTAAACGCCCGGATGAAAAACACGTCACCGAATATGCCTACGACCATCCTAAATTTGTAGAAGATATGGTGAGAGATGTCGCGGCAACCTTGAATACAGATGATAGAGTAGATGCCTATATTGTTGAATCTGAAAACTTCGAATCCATCCACAATCATTCAGCCTACGCTTTGATTGAACGCGATAAACTGTCGGAGACAACCTAAAGAAAATTTTTGGCATTGTCGAAGTAGGCCAGCTTAGCGCAGCGTAAGAAGATAAGGTACGCAAATGCCTGGTTACACTATCGCTCTACGGTACAATAGCGATCGATTTAATTCTTTTGTAGGTGCGAATTCATTCGCACAGATTGATCCTGTCCGAATTTGTCGAACCTACAATGCTGCACCTGAACTTGATCTTAAAACCCCGTTCAGGTGAGAGAATTTGGCCATTAATGGTCACTATTTTATTGCTTTCTTTGTTGATCGTTTCTTCGCAGCCTTCTTTCTCATTGCCTTCTTTTTCATTGCCTTTTTCTTTACGACCTTCTTTTTGGTAGACGGCCGAACTGCTTTCTTTTTAGCAGCTTTTTTCTTTATTGCCTTCTTTTTTACTGTTTTCTTCTTTACAGTCTTTTTAACAGATTTCTTTTTTGTCTTTTTTGCGGCCGCTGCAGTCTTCTTTTTCTTGTACTTATCTATTTCTTTGTCAACCTTTTCCAGACCCCTGCCATAGAATCGGGCAGATACTACATGATCACTTATAGCCTTGAGTTTCTCAACCAGAGGATTTATCGCCTCACGTAATTCCATAGCAGCCTGCTTTTCCTTTTTAAGCTGCACTTTCTGCTTCCCTACCTGTTTCTTCTTCGCTACTGATCCTTTTTCAGCAAAGCGACTTTCTGCAACCATCAACCTGTCCTTAGTCTTTGCGAGTTTTGTATTTGCCCGCTTCAGCTGCCGAAGAAGTTTCCTTTTCTCCCTTTTTAGAATGGATTCAGTTCTTTGTGTAAGCTTAATAAAATCATTTCTTGCCTTGTTAAAAGCTATATAGGATTTAGATACATTATCAGGCATAAGTCACCTCTTGTTGATTGTTATGAACATCATAGATTTTTATCTCTGTGTGTCAAGCAATAGTGGCATATAGATTAAATCTTGTTAAACCATTTTTTTACCATTTATCTGCATAACAATACCAATTCGGAGTAATACTACAGACATATATTTTTGTTTTAATGACAACTCACGATGACATATCTTTATGACGTGGGCCTTTAACACAATAGATTTTTGTAGATAGAAACTATAAGAAAGTAGATGGGAGTCTACTTGTAATGATCCCCCGCTAGTGGCCCTTCAAGCCATTGCAGAATTCTCCTCTAAAGCTGTTTGGCCTGCCCCGGTGGCAGGCATTTTTTTTCGCACCTCACCGTTGAATCAATTCCATAGTAGTGCCAGTGCGTTTCATTTCCAGCTTACTTAGAAATGACATGCCAAGCAGGATACCAGCTGGCCCTGGATCCTGGATAACAGCAGCATGTACATTCTCAATTTCAATTGAACCGACACTGACCTTATCAAGAGTAATAAAACGTATCCGGGTATTACCATTTGCCGTACTGGCATACGCTTTTTTTCCTGATTCAAAATCAATGTCCAGCCGCCGTGCCATACTTTCACTCAAAGCAACAGAACTAGCACCCGTATCTACAAGAAAAGTTACGGATTTATTATTAATTTCACCACCAACATGAAAAAACCCATCCAGTCCCATGTTTAAAGTGACAGTAGTAGCAAATCCTTCACTGGAACTATTTCCAACATTCATCGGCTCGGTTGCCGGATTGATATGTAGCCCTATTTGTTCTTCTTTGCCATCAACATTGATAACTGCGCCACTGGTGTTCGATGAAATCAGGGTCAGCCCTTCAGGTGTAGTATCGCCTGCACGAAGCACGCGACGTTGGCCATCAATGATCAAAATCGCCTTGCCATTAAACAATGCGTAGACAGAGACAGATTTAACCGCTGATGCAGGCGCTGAAAAGATCATTGCCAATACAATGAACAGTACTGATTTGACTGCTATGATTATATTAGCTTGTGATTTATAGAT
This window contains:
- the ispA gene encoding farnesyl diphosphate synthase encodes the protein MPEHAIEQQLIPYRDRLEAYLDKVLPAADTTPAVLHEALRYSTLNAGKRLRACLVYLTGEMFNATPVALDAPAAAVELIHAYSLVHDDLPCMDDDDLRRGKPSCHRAYDEATAMLVGDALQSLAFELLASVESPENTICPRLIRTLARAAGSQGMAGGQALDLAGEGKEPELSSLQQIHAMKTAALIEAAVLMGAQTAGVTESGQLQLLSDYARSVGLGFQIRDDILDVVSDTETLGKQTGADEINSKATYPSLMGLTAARQSAENTHQQASTALDQLPFDTQSLQMLADYAINRIY
- the dxs gene encoding 1-deoxy-D-xylulose-5-phosphate synthase is translated as MATDIPIDHDDPAEHSQAEPEADLLPQIDSPEDLRRLDAKDLPRLADELRQFLIESVSKTGGHLSAGLGTVELTIALHYVFDTPVDRLVWDVGHQTYPHKILTGRRKDMATLRQKGGICGFTSREESKYDTFGVGHSSTSISAALGMAVAAAIKKEEHDVVAIIGDGAMGAGMAFEALNCGGEIDANLLVILNDNEMSISHNVGGLSNHLARLMSGRVYSSAREGSKSILSRMGPLWDFAKRSEEHMKGMIMPGTLFEELGFNYIGPIDGHDMNTLVKTLRNMKHLKGPRFLHVITRKGKGYEPAEHDPCTYHGVPPFNIETGEASGRPGTKPDYSSIFGQWLCDMAENDARLIAITPAMGEGSGMVKFSELHTERYFDVGIAEQHAVTFAAGLAADGLKPVVAIYSTFLQRAYDQLIHDVAIQNLPVVFAIDRAGLVGADGPTHAGVFDLSYLRCVPNMTIMAPSDENECRTMLTTAFQLDSPSAVRYPRGYGPGVQIDEDLATIEIGKSRTLLEGNKVAILAFGSMLAPALEVGRNITATVIDMRFVKPLDEEIIKQMSASHQLIVTVEENVIKGGAGSAVNEYLASINSNCLRLNLGLPDHFIEHGDTCLLLADCGLDPAGILKSITNVVSVPLVHSAESA
- the folE2 gene encoding GTP cyclohydrolase FolE2 translates to MLNPPKIRPPFKPKPRIPDVTEDSNTRDSDNDSEIADVQSRHDSRQITIDKVGIKDIRHPVRVKDRSEGEQHTVATFNMYVELPHNFKGTHMSRFVEILNQHEREISIKSFHDMLEEMRERLEAETGRIEMSFPYFISKKAPVTGVQSLMDYQVSFNGEIEKGETSIELKVIVPVTSLCPCSKKISDYGAHNQRSHVTVTIRANSFIWIEELIEMVEKQASSELYGLLKRPDEKHVTEYAYDHPKFVEDMVRDVAATLNTDDRVDAYIVESENFESIHNHSAYALIERDKLSETT